A DNA window from Victivallis lenta contains the following coding sequences:
- a CDS encoding FAD-dependent oxidoreductase, producing MRNDFTKRYDVVVAGGGVAGVAAALAAARRGAKTALIEKTVLWGGLATAGIIFIYLPLCDGNGTQVTFGISEELLKTGLKYGPGEIPPGWSSGRNLAEEKRYRVVFSPASMVLGIDELLQASGCDLWLDTQLIDAETAGDRVTAVRVANKSGIGRLEAAVFVDASGDADVAFFAGADCPVAANALASWTLEYSKQESGAVLAPGIRASIVGGSTDPDFTEPGVSGRMVSDFVMAGRERYRRQLAEAYASGAADRFGRFPLKLPAMPDLRHTRRIDGAFTLQPGMEWRAFEDSVGVCADWRCCGKVWELPYRSLLPKTLSNVLAAGRCISSEGDAWEVTRVIPVAALTGEAAGAAAALAAERRTTAAELPYAEVQQAMRKAGNPTRIAELYP from the coding sequence ATGCGGAATGATTTCACGAAACGTTACGATGTTGTGGTTGCCGGCGGCGGCGTTGCCGGTGTGGCGGCGGCGCTTGCGGCGGCCCGTCGCGGGGCGAAGACCGCGCTGATTGAGAAAACGGTGCTCTGGGGCGGTCTCGCCACGGCCGGAATCATTTTCATCTATCTGCCTCTCTGCGACGGCAACGGAACGCAGGTGACCTTCGGCATCTCCGAAGAACTCCTGAAAACCGGTCTCAAATACGGACCCGGCGAAATTCCGCCCGGTTGGAGCAGCGGCAGAAACCTGGCGGAAGAAAAGCGTTACCGGGTTGTTTTTTCTCCGGCTTCGATGGTGCTCGGGATCGACGAACTGCTTCAGGCGTCCGGCTGCGACCTGTGGCTCGACACGCAGCTGATCGATGCGGAGACGGCGGGCGACCGGGTGACGGCGGTGCGGGTGGCGAACAAGTCCGGCATCGGACGCCTCGAGGCGGCTGTGTTCGTCGATGCGTCCGGTGATGCGGATGTCGCTTTTTTTGCCGGGGCGGATTGCCCGGTTGCGGCGAATGCGCTGGCAAGCTGGACGCTGGAGTATTCAAAGCAGGAGAGCGGAGCTGTGCTCGCGCCCGGAATCCGCGCTTCGATCGTCGGCGGTTCGACCGACCCGGATTTTACGGAGCCCGGCGTCAGCGGGCGGATGGTCAGTGATTTCGTCATGGCCGGGCGGGAGAGATACCGGCGGCAGCTTGCGGAAGCCTATGCTTCGGGGGCGGCCGACCGTTTCGGCCGTTTCCCGCTCAAGCTGCCGGCCATGCCGGATTTGCGCCACACCCGGCGGATTGACGGGGCGTTCACCTTGCAGCCGGGTATGGAGTGGCGGGCGTTCGAGGATTCGGTCGGGGTCTGCGCCGACTGGAGATGCTGCGGCAAGGTCTGGGAATTACCGTACCGTTCGCTGCTGCCGAAAACGCTGAGCAATGTGCTGGCGGCGGGCCGCTGCATTTCGTCGGAGGGCGATGCGTGGGAGGTGACCCGGGTGATTCCCGTGGCGGCGCTGACCGGAGAGGCCGCCGGAGCCGCGGCGGCGCTTGCCGCGGAACGGCGGACGACTGCCGCGGAACTGCCGTATGCGGAGGTGCAGCAGGCGATGCGGAAAGCCGGAAACCCGACCCGTATCGCCGAACTGTATCCGTAA
- a CDS encoding NAD-dependent epimerase/dehydratase family protein, with protein MRVLVTGGAGFIGSHIVEHFQGKAEVRVLDSLRSGYRRNLDGFDVEFIEGDIRNRELVRQAMQDVDYVFHLAALVSVPESMEKITECMDINGTGMIVVLEEAARAGVRKLCFSTSAAVYGDNPELPKRESMTPEPKSPYAITKLDGEYYCRMFTETGKLQTACLRYFNVFGPRQDPKSAYAAAVPIFIDKARKNEPLTIFGDGGQTRDFIFVKDIVAANAFLAMSAHTGVYNIANGGKITINDLAKEIIRLTGSKSEIVHLPERAGDIRHSTASPEKIRAAGFTPSWSFADALAETISR; from the coding sequence ATGCGCGTACTCGTCACCGGCGGCGCCGGCTTCATCGGCAGCCACATCGTCGAACATTTTCAGGGGAAGGCCGAAGTGAGGGTGCTCGACTCGCTGCGCTCCGGTTACCGCCGGAACCTCGACGGCTTCGACGTCGAATTCATCGAGGGGGACATCCGGAACCGCGAACTCGTGCGGCAGGCGATGCAGGACGTCGATTACGTCTTTCACCTCGCCGCGCTCGTCAGCGTGCCGGAGTCGATGGAGAAAATCACGGAGTGCATGGACATCAACGGCACCGGCATGATCGTCGTCCTGGAAGAGGCCGCCCGCGCCGGCGTCAGAAAGCTCTGTTTCTCGACCTCGGCGGCCGTCTACGGCGACAATCCCGAGCTGCCGAAACGCGAAAGCATGACGCCGGAGCCGAAGAGCCCGTATGCGATCACAAAGCTCGACGGCGAATACTACTGCCGGATGTTCACCGAAACCGGAAAACTGCAGACCGCCTGCCTGCGCTACTTCAACGTGTTCGGGCCGCGCCAGGACCCGAAGAGCGCCTATGCCGCCGCAGTGCCGATTTTCATCGACAAGGCCCGGAAGAACGAACCGCTGACGATTTTCGGCGACGGCGGCCAGACCCGCGACTTCATCTTCGTGAAGGACATCGTCGCGGCGAACGCGTTCCTCGCCATGAGCGCTCATACCGGCGTCTACAACATTGCGAACGGCGGCAAAATCACCATCAACGACCTTGCGAAAGAGATCATCCGGCTGACCGGCTCGAAATCCGAAATCGTACACCTGCCGGAACGGGCGGGAGACATCAGGCATTCGACCGCCTCGCCCGAGAAGATCCGCGCCGCCGGCTTCACCCCCTCGTGGAGCTTCGCCGATGCGCTCGCCGAAACCATCAGCCGTTAG